One segment of Brassica napus cultivar Da-Ae chromosome C3, Da-Ae, whole genome shotgun sequence DNA contains the following:
- the LOC106399706 gene encoding CBL-interacting serine/threonine-protein kinase 18-like (The RefSeq protein has 3 substitutions compared to this genomic sequence), whose amino-acid sequence MAQALAPPPLLVVTTVVPDPPPPQQKPYALQYVTELLSRIGIKDTDKDGNISPQSPRSPRNNILMGKYELGKLLGHGTFAKVYLALNIKSCENVAIKVIDKEKIMKSGLVAHIKREISILRRVRHPYVVHLFEVMATKTKIYFVMEYVPGGELFNTVAKGRLPEDTTRRYFQQLISSVSFCHGRGVYHRDLKPENLLLDAKGNLKVSDFGLSAVAEQLRIDGLCHTFCGTPAYLAPEVLTRKGYDAAKADVWSCGVILFVLMAGHIPFYDKNIMAMYKKIYKGEFRCPRWFSSDLVRLLTRLLDTNPDTRITIPEIMKSRWFKKGFKHVKFYIEDDKLCREDEEEEEEESCSSGRSSTVSESDAEFDVKRIGSMPRPASLNAFDIISFSSGFDLSGLFEEGGEGTRFLSGAPVSEIIAKLEEIARVVSFTVRKKEWSLRLEGCREGAKGPLTIGAEIFELTPSLVVVEVKQKGGDRDEYEEFCNKKLRPELEKLMHDKGEVVVVEEEAMCLPCDTV is encoded by the coding sequence ATGTCTAATGCCTTGGCTCCACCACCACTTCTGGTGGTCACCACCGTCGTCCCAGATCCCCCACCACCTCAACAAAAGCCGTACGCTCTGCAATACGTGACGGAGCTTCTCAGCCGGATCGGTATCAAAGACACAGACAAAGACGGCAACATAAGCCCACAGAGCCCGAGAAGCCCAAGAAACAATATCCTCATGGGAAAGTACGAGCTAGGGAAGCTTCTCGGCCACGGAACCTTCGCTAAGGTCTATCTAGCCCTAAACATAAAATCCTGCGAAAACGTCGCCATCAAAGTCATCGACAAGGAGAAGATCATGAAGAGCGGTTTGGTCGCTCACATCAAACGAGAGATCTCGATCCTCCGCCGCGTGCGCCACCCTTACGTCGTCCACCTCTTCGAAGTCATGGCCACGAAGACCAAGATCTACTTCGTGATGGAGTACGTTCCCGGCGGGGAGCTGTTCAACACGGTGGCTAAAGGACGTTTGCCTGAGGACACCACCCGGAGATATTTCCAGCAGCTGATCTCCTCCGTGTCTTTCTGCCACGGACGGGGCGTCTACCACCGTGACCTTAAACCGGAGAATCTTCTTCTAGACGCTAAAGGGAACCTTAAAGTCTCTGACTTTGGTCTCAGCGCGGTGGCAGAGCAGCTCCGTATAGACGGGCTCTGCCACACGTTCTGCGGTACTCCGGCGTATCTTGCGCCGGAGGTTTTGACGAGGAAAGGGTATGATGCGGCTAAGGCTGATGTGTGGTCATGCGGAGTGATATTATTCGTGTTGATGGCTGGTCACATCCCCTTTTACGACAAGAACATAATGGCTATGTACAAGAAGATCTACAAAGGGGAGTTTCGTTGTCCTCGTTGGTTTTCGTCTGATCTTGTCCGGTTATTGACTCGGCTTCTCGATACTAATCCGGATACTCGGATCACTATACCGGAGATCATGAAGAGTAGATGGTTCAAGAAAGGATTCAAACACGTGAAATTTTACATAGAAGATGATAAGTTATGTAGGGAagacgaggaggaggaggaagaagagtcGTGTTCCTCTGGTCGTTCATCAACGGTTTCAGAGAGTGATGCAGAGTTTGACGTGAAGCGTATCGGTTCGATGCCGAGACCCGCGAGTTTAAACGCGTTTGATATTATATCGTTCTCTTCGGGGTTTGATTTATCAGGTTTGTTTGAGGAAGGAGGAGAAGGGACGAGGTTTCTGTCAGGAGCTCCTGTTTCGGAGATCATAGCGAAGCTGGAGGAGATTGCGAGGGTTGTTAGCTTTACGGTGAGGAAGAAGGAGTGGAGTTTGAGGTTAGAAGGGTGTAGAGAAGGAGCGAAGGGGCCGTTGACGATCGGAGCTGAGATATTTGAGCTGACGCCGTCTCTTGTGGTGGTGGAGGTGAAGCAGAAGGGAGGTGATAGAGATGAGTATGAAGAGTTTTGTAATAAGAAACTCAGACCGGAGCTGGAGAAGCTAATGCATGACAAAGGAGAAGTTGtagtagtagaagaagaagcaatgtGTTTGCCGTCTGATACTGTATAG